One region of uncultured Sulfurimonas sp. genomic DNA includes:
- the dnaN gene encoding DNA polymerase III subunit beta — MKITVSKSIIENIMIYAQPFLEKKDTSQITSHVYINVNDSKLTLKATDYEIGFEVSTDKVNIISSGSITANGKKLLDIIRILKDGEINLEVKNEMLYISQSHSNFKLPTFSYNEFPEFPSFEGKNPISIESHSLIESLKKITPAIDTNNPKFELNGALIDIKNDSINFASTDTRRLAIVSLENKSDNELSIIIPKKAIVEIQKLFFDDIEIYYDSTNLIIHSNQYTFFTKLINGKFPEYSRIIPKEIANTLILPKAIMIDSIRQITTISSDVKITFLNNFITFESLSDDNIEAKTEINYNTGFEEKFVIAINSKYLLDFLNSINSSEFTIGLNEGNLPFLLIDNNFKTVVMPIVI; from the coding sequence ATGAAAATAACTGTTTCTAAATCTATTATTGAAAATATAATGATTTATGCTCAACCTTTTTTAGAAAAAAAAGATACTTCTCAAATAACTTCTCATGTTTATATAAATGTAAATGACTCAAAACTAACTTTAAAAGCTACTGATTATGAAATAGGTTTTGAAGTATCTACTGATAAAGTAAATATTATATCTTCTGGAAGTATTACTGCAAATGGTAAAAAACTTTTAGATATTATAAGAATATTAAAAGATGGAGAAATAAATTTAGAAGTTAAAAATGAAATGTTATATATTTCACAATCACATTCTAATTTTAAATTACCAACTTTTTCATATAATGAATTTCCAGAATTTCCTTCTTTTGAAGGAAAAAATCCTATATCCATTGAATCTCATTCATTAATAGAATCACTTAAAAAAATAACTCCAGCAATTGATACTAATAATCCGAAATTTGAATTAAATGGTGCTTTAATTGATATTAAAAACGACAGTATTAACTTTGCATCTACTGATACAAGAAGATTAGCTATTGTTAGTTTAGAAAATAAAAGTGATAATGAATTATCTATAATAATTCCTAAAAAAGCTATTGTTGAAATTCAAAAACTTTTTTTTGATGATATAGAGATATATTATGATTCTACAAATTTAATTATACATTCTAATCAATACACTTTTTTTACAAAACTTATAAATGGAAAATTTCCAGAATATTCTAGAATTATTCCTAAAGAAATAGCAAATACATTAATTTTACCTAAAGCTATTATGATTGATTCTATTAGACAAATAACTACTATTTCTTCTGATGTTAAAATTACTTTTTTAAATAATTTTATTACATTTGAATCTCTAAGTGATGATAATATAGAAGCTAAAACAGAAATTAATTATAATACTGGTTTTGAAGAAAAATTTGTTATTGCTATTAATTCTAAATATCTTTTAGACTTTTTAAATTCTATAAATTCTTCAGAGTTTACTATAGGTTTAAATGAAGGAAATTTACCTTTTCTTTTAATAGATAATAATTTTAAAACAGTTGTTATGCCTATAGTAATATAA